A single genomic interval of Falco naumanni isolate bFalNau1 chromosome 11, bFalNau1.pat, whole genome shotgun sequence harbors:
- the GPX7 gene encoding glutathione peroxidase 7, which translates to MLDPEGSVEHKPSSSFPKVFLIPLAMLLAIAALLLLVFSATQQKEPDFYTFKVVNIRGKLVSLEKYRGSVSLVVNVASECGYTDSHYKALQQLQRDLGPYHFNVLAFPCNQFGQQEPDTNKEIESFARKTYGASFPMFSKIAVSGAGAIPAFKYLIDSTGEEPTWNFWKYLVDPNGKVVKAWDSTVSVEEIRPYVTELVRKIILKKKDEL; encoded by the exons ATGCTAGATCCTGAGGGCAGTGTGGAGCACaagccttcctcttccttccccaaagTTTTCCTTATCCCTCTAGCCATGCTCCTTGCAATTGCAGCGCTCCTGCTCTTAGTGTTTTCCGCTACGCAGCAGAAAGAGCCTGATTTTTACACTTTCAAAGTTGTAAACATCAGGGGCAAACTAGTCTCTCTGGAGAAATACAGGGGCTCG gtgtCGCTAGTGGTCAACGTTGCAAGTGAGTGTGGGTATACAGATAGCCACTACAAGGCCTTACAACAGTTACAGAGAGACCTTGGCCCATATCATTTCAATGTGCTGGCATTCCCATGCAATCAGTTTGGGCAGCAAGAACCAGACACTAACAAAGAAATTGAGAGTTTTGCACGAAAGACTTATGGTGCCTCCTTTCCTATGTTCAGCAAAATAGCAGTCAGCGGAGCCGGTGCAATTCCTGCCTTCAAGTACTTAATTG aTTCTACAGGAGAAGAACCAACCTGGAACTTCTGGAAATACCTGGTGGACCCCAATGGGAAAGTCGTAAAGGCCTGGGACTCTACTGTCTCTGTTGAAGAAATAAGACCTTATGTTACAGAACTTGTAAGGAAAATCAtcctgaagaagaaagatgaaTTATGA
- the SHISAL2A gene encoding protein shisa-like-2A — protein sequence MSAECSSYLTADKVLVSGFSCPQTGGDARAVYCCGFQDVKYCCDDPHSFFPYEHSYMWWLSVGALVGLSIAAVVLFAFIITVCVLCYLFISTKPRSKLDTGLSLQLAESETRGSSIC from the exons ATGAGCGCCGAATGCAGCAGCTACCTCACCGCCGACAAGGTGCTGGTGAGCGGGTTCAGCTGCCCGCAGACGGGCGGCGACGCCCGTGCCGTGTACTGCTGCGGCTTCCAGGACGTCAAGTACTGCTGCGATGACCCCCACAGCTTCTTCCCCTACGAGCACAGCTACATGTGGTGGCTCAG TGTTGGAGCACTTGTGGGCCTGTCGATAGCAGCAGTGGTCCTCTTTGCTTTTATCATCACTGTGTGTGTTCTCTGTTATTTGTTTATCAGCACGAAGCCACGCAGCAAACTGGATACTGGTTTAAGCTTACAGCTGGCAG